A single window of Syntrophotalea acetylenica DNA harbors:
- a CDS encoding energy transducer TonB, with amino-acid sequence MMRSSSRHDLLLAVFIILSLLLHLLLLYVVPADRLVRVSAPRKPVVVEVRPPQPSLRELDVPPAAPAEPRQKPAQRQAPVDRVAPRETAPRGDAPEDRRPVPPADSRPAATPAQRPVGDAGPAPSPEALDLGLSKTTQERLQKGWANKYRKDVQEGEAVWLDTEKDLLASFFKRFRDNIYQVWNYPRQAAERGESGVCLLRIVINRDGSVETADVLESSGYPTLDREAVAAVYRGASYGNLPSSFPKDQLTIMAYFQYRLSRGEMGRDIFGR; translated from the coding sequence ATGATGCGTTCCTCTTCCCGTCACGATCTCCTTCTGGCCGTTTTCATTATCCTGTCTCTGCTGCTGCATCTGCTGCTGCTGTATGTCGTGCCGGCCGACAGGCTGGTGAGGGTGTCAGCCCCCCGGAAACCCGTTGTGGTCGAGGTGCGCCCGCCGCAACCAAGCCTGCGTGAACTCGATGTCCCGCCGGCGGCGCCTGCCGAACCCCGCCAAAAACCGGCGCAAAGACAGGCGCCGGTGGATCGGGTGGCGCCAAGGGAGACGGCCCCGCGGGGAGATGCCCCGGAAGATCGCCGGCCTGTGCCTCCCGCCGATTCCCGGCCCGCCGCCACGCCGGCGCAGCGTCCGGTCGGTGACGCGGGGCCGGCCCCGAGTCCCGAGGCTCTGGATCTGGGCCTTTCCAAAACCACGCAGGAACGCTTGCAGAAAGGGTGGGCCAACAAATATCGCAAGGATGTACAGGAAGGCGAGGCTGTCTGGCTCGATACGGAAAAGGATCTGCTGGCGTCCTTCTTCAAACGGTTCCGCGACAACATTTACCAGGTCTGGAACTACCCGCGCCAGGCGGCCGAACGCGGGGAGTCGGGGGTTTGCCTGCTACGCATCGTCATCAACAGGGATGGCAGCGTCGAAACGGCGGATGTGCTGGAAAGTTCCGGATATCCGACCCTCGATCGTGAAGCGGTGGCCGCCGTATATCGCGGTGCGTCCTATGGCAATCTGCCTTCATCCTTCCCCAAGGACCAACTCACCATTATGGCCTATTTTCAGTACCGCCTCTCCCGGGGCGAAATGGGCCGCGACATTTTCGGGCGCTGA
- the gcvH gene encoding glycine cleavage system protein GcvH produces MLFPEELYYNEDHVWIEEDGGQATIGVTEYLQDELAEALSIELPEVGTELEMGDTLATIELRQGTLEIYSPLSGEVLEANQDLTDSPDWLSSSPYEDGWIVRLKLVEADELEDLMDADNYTEFVQGEN; encoded by the coding sequence ATGCTTTTTCCCGAGGAATTGTATTACAACGAAGACCACGTCTGGATTGAGGAAGACGGCGGACAGGCAACCATCGGCGTCACCGAATATCTGCAGGACGAGCTGGCTGAAGCCCTCTCCATCGAATTGCCCGAGGTGGGCACCGAACTTGAGATGGGTGACACCCTCGCCACCATCGAACTGCGGCAGGGCACGCTGGAAATCTATTCGCCACTGTCCGGCGAAGTGCTGGAGGCCAACCAGGACCTCACCGATTCCCCTGACTGGCTCAGTTCTTCTCCTTATGAGGATGGCTGGATCGTGCGCCTGAAGCTGGTGGAGGCAGATGAACTGGAAGACCTGATGGACGCCGACAATTATACCGAGTTTGTCCAGGGGGAGAACTGA
- a CDS encoding FmdB family zinc ribbon protein: MPMYEYRCDACGLVFEARQKFSDAPLSQCPECKGPVHKLISQSAFALKGGGWYNQGYSSSGKPAACSAGGTEASCAGCPKAASNA, encoded by the coding sequence ATGCCCATGTACGAATATCGCTGCGACGCCTGCGGTCTGGTCTTCGAGGCGCGCCAGAAATTTTCCGATGCACCGCTCAGTCAATGCCCCGAGTGCAAGGGGCCCGTGCACAAGCTCATCTCCCAATCGGCCTTCGCCCTCAAGGGCGGCGGCTGGTACAACCAGGGCTACTCATCCTCCGGCAAGCCCGCCGCCTGCAGTGCAGGGGGTACGGAAGCAAGCTGCGCCGGCTGCCCCAAAGCCGCCAGCAATGCCTGA
- a CDS encoding nucleoside phosphorylase has protein sequence MPASLTCYHLGFGLADLGTAPPTTALLCGAPERARQIALATDGVFCIKPLSENRGLHSYLATLDKRLPLLVATSGMGAPSLSIVVNELFALGVRRIIRVGTCGSIQDHVKTGSIVISQAALCRQGAADDIAPPEYPATADPFLTVELVTAARRLGLDHHLGLTASVDTFYEGQERCNTSANPHLLRRLQGITEEYRRLNILNYEMEAGTLFKMAGVYGFSAGCVCGVLADRVAGESIVPGRKDMAQKNAIRVALEALRTPVCS, from the coding sequence ATGCCTGCTTCTTTGACCTGCTACCATCTCGGTTTTGGCCTCGCGGATCTCGGCACCGCGCCACCGACCACCGCCCTGCTATGCGGCGCCCCGGAGCGTGCCAGACAGATCGCCCTGGCAACCGACGGCGTTTTCTGCATCAAGCCGTTGTCGGAAAATCGCGGCCTGCACAGCTATCTGGCCACCCTCGACAAGCGCCTGCCCCTGCTGGTCGCCACCAGCGGCATGGGCGCGCCGTCCCTGAGCATCGTCGTCAACGAACTGTTCGCTCTCGGCGTGCGACGCATAATTCGGGTCGGCACCTGCGGATCCATCCAGGACCATGTCAAGACGGGCAGCATCGTTATTTCTCAGGCCGCGCTTTGCCGGCAGGGCGCCGCCGACGACATCGCGCCGCCGGAATACCCGGCGACCGCGGATCCTTTCCTTACCGTGGAACTGGTCACGGCGGCGCGCAGGCTCGGACTTGACCATCATCTGGGCCTGACCGCCTCCGTGGACACCTTTTACGAAGGGCAGGAACGCTGCAACACCTCGGCCAACCCACACCTGCTGCGACGTCTGCAGGGCATCACCGAAGAATACCGCCGACTTAACATCCTCAATTACGAAATGGAGGCCGGCACCCTGTTCAAAATGGCCGGGGTTTACGGTTTTTCGGCCGGTTGTGTCTGCGGCGTGCTCGCCGATCGCGTCGCCGGCGAATCCATCGTCCCTGGTCGGAAGGACATGGCGCAGAAAAATGCCATACGCGTGGCACTGGAAGCCCTGCGCACCCCGGTCTGCTCCTGA
- the cdd gene encoding cytidine deaminase yields MPSDRLPSCYELEQAARLAVQNSYCPYSGFAVGAALLTGQGLIVTGCNIENASYGLTLCAERVALARAVADGHRHFTELLLFTPTMTPVPPCGACLQMLAEFAPQLRITALCDGGTRLVGSLPDFLPHAFVSSKGPWPQPSSQGR; encoded by the coding sequence ATGCCATCGGACCGTTTGCCTTCCTGTTACGAACTCGAGCAGGCCGCGCGCCTGGCCGTGCAGAATAGCTACTGCCCCTATAGCGGTTTCGCCGTAGGGGCCGCACTGCTCACCGGGCAAGGCCTTATTGTCACCGGTTGTAACATCGAAAACGCCTCCTACGGGCTGACTCTTTGCGCCGAGCGGGTCGCCCTGGCGCGAGCGGTGGCGGACGGGCACCGCCATTTCACCGAACTGCTGCTGTTTACCCCCACGATGACGCCGGTTCCGCCTTGCGGCGCCTGCCTGCAGATGCTTGCGGAGTTCGCGCCGCAACTGCGCATCACCGCCCTGTGCGATGGCGGAACAAGGCTTGTCGGGTCCCTGCCCGACTTCTTGCCGCACGCTTTCGTGTCATCGAAGGGACCCTGGCCACAGCCATCTTCTCAAGGGAGATAA
- the def gene encoding peptide deformylase produces MAVKDILVYPHPLLKTICTPVEHRDTSVDILIQDLIDTMMAAGHSVGVAAPQIGVTRRVLVVDVSRSKLGKNDSHGLLTMINPEILETEGLRSSREGCMSVPDYTGNVERAESVVVQYRDRDGHGRAIRANGFEATALQHEIDHLDGLLFLDRVTSLKTDLFRRKKR; encoded by the coding sequence ATGGCGGTCAAGGATATTCTTGTCTATCCCCACCCTTTGCTCAAAACCATCTGCACCCCCGTGGAGCACAGGGATACGTCGGTCGATATCCTGATCCAGGATCTCATCGATACCATGATGGCCGCCGGCCACTCGGTCGGCGTGGCCGCGCCACAGATCGGCGTCACGCGACGCGTGCTGGTTGTCGACGTATCCCGCAGCAAGCTCGGAAAAAACGACAGCCACGGCCTGCTGACAATGATCAACCCCGAAATTCTCGAAACAGAAGGCCTCCGCTCTTCCAGGGAGGGTTGCATGAGCGTGCCCGATTATACCGGCAACGTTGAACGTGCCGAAAGCGTGGTGGTGCAGTATCGTGATCGCGATGGGCACGGACGCGCCATCCGGGCCAACGGCTTTGAAGCCACGGCGTTGCAGCATGAAATCGACCACCTCGACGGCCTGTTGTTTCTCGACCGCGTCACAAGCCTGAAAACCGACCTGTTCCGCCGCAAGAAACGCTGA
- a CDS encoding ACT domain-containing protein, with protein MNHFALTIIGRDHPGIVASVTEILFRLGCNIADSSCTILGGQFAMILILSPLKG; from the coding sequence ATGAATCATTTTGCTCTGACAATTATAGGCCGGGATCACCCCGGCATCGTGGCCAGTGTTACGGAAATTCTTTTCCGGCTCGGATGCAATATCGCCGATTCGAGCTGTACCATTCTCGGGGGGCAGTTCGCCATGATCCTGATTCTGTCCCCCCTGAAGGGATAG
- a CDS encoding peptide chain release factor family protein, with product MSLHKHDLEITYYKAGGPGGQHRNKTETAVRIHHRPSGITVTASEQRSRQANLEKALQRMAARLAALQRKAPRRIATRPGKAAKERRLQAKRQHSERKRQRRSLPDA from the coding sequence ATGTCCCTGCACAAGCATGACCTGGAAATCACGTATTACAAGGCCGGCGGTCCGGGCGGGCAGCACAGGAACAAGACCGAGACGGCGGTGCGCATCCATCACCGGCCCAGCGGCATAACCGTTACCGCCTCCGAACAGCGTTCCCGACAGGCCAATCTGGAAAAGGCCCTGCAACGGATGGCAGCAAGACTGGCGGCTCTGCAGCGAAAAGCGCCTCGCCGTATCGCCACCAGGCCCGGCAAGGCGGCAAAAGAGAGGCGTTTGCAAGCCAAGCGGCAACATTCCGAACGCAAGCGGCAGCGCCGGTCATTGCCCGATGCGTAA
- a CDS encoding potassium channel family protein, with product MHAAKERMRLRIYLAIFVFVLVSGTIGFMLAEHLSAVDAIYFTIVTIATVGYGDISPVTPLGKTLAVLLIITGVGTFLSTLAAATEVFLSRRDHQLRQRKLQMVMGLFFSEVGCELLRHCAKADKHGAGLAQSLAISGSWAARDFEQAHRGLSDHVFEILHERLDLPSLRTLLQAQGPLLVRLLESPYLLEHERFTDLLIATLHLKEELQHRQHFEDLPDSDLQHLAGDVCRYYRLAAAQWLDYAQRLLIHYPFLYSLAVRANPFVPEANAVVRSV from the coding sequence ATGCACGCAGCCAAGGAGCGCATGCGCCTGCGCATTTACCTGGCTATTTTCGTTTTTGTCCTGGTTTCAGGTACCATCGGCTTCATGCTTGCCGAGCACCTGTCGGCCGTCGATGCGATCTATTTCACCATCGTGACCATCGCCACGGTCGGCTACGGTGATATTTCTCCCGTAACGCCCCTTGGCAAAACCCTTGCCGTGCTGCTGATCATCACCGGGGTAGGGACGTTCCTCAGCACCCTGGCCGCCGCCACCGAGGTTTTTCTCAGTCGCCGCGACCATCAACTGCGGCAACGCAAACTGCAGATGGTGATGGGCCTGTTTTTCAGCGAAGTGGGATGCGAGTTGTTGCGCCATTGCGCCAAAGCCGACAAACATGGCGCAGGGCTGGCCCAGAGCCTGGCGATCAGTGGCTCCTGGGCAGCACGGGATTTCGAGCAGGCGCATCGGGGACTTTCGGACCACGTCTTCGAAATCTTGCACGAGCGCCTCGATCTGCCTTCCCTGCGGACCCTGCTCCAGGCGCAGGGCCCGCTGCTGGTGCGGCTGCTGGAAAGCCCCTACCTGCTGGAACATGAAAGGTTCACCGATCTGCTCATCGCCACCCTGCACCTCAAAGAGGAACTGCAGCATCGCCAGCACTTTGAGGATCTGCCGGACAGCGACCTGCAGCACCTGGCAGGCGACGTTTGCCGTTACTACCGGCTGGCTGCCGCGCAATGGCTCGATTACGCGCAGCGACTGCTGATCCATTACCCGTTTCTGTATTCGCTGGCAGTGCGCGCCAATCCTTTTGTGCCCGAGGCAAATGCGGTGGTGCGCAGCGTGTGA
- a CDS encoding SlyX family protein has product MNETFLNRLAELEERMIGLEIRFTHQARQIDELNEVLTESAATIAVLRKQNDMFRQMLRALSPELPESPDE; this is encoded by the coding sequence ATGAATGAAACCTTTTTGAACCGCCTGGCGGAATTGGAAGAGCGCATGATCGGGTTGGAAATTCGTTTTACCCATCAGGCGCGTCAGATCGACGAGCTGAACGAGGTGTTGACCGAAAGCGCCGCTACCATCGCTGTGCTGCGCAAGCAGAACGACATGTTCCGGCAGATGCTCAGAGCCCTTTCGCCCGAACTTCCCGAGTCTCCCGATGAATAA
- a CDS encoding rhodanese-like domain-containing protein, with protein sequence MNNPSRENLAQWLRDAALIVATGVLVGMAVNGRLLWHVWFGQPPAAVSARSLPDQELLPMPIALGELRELDVDTVLLIDARNVDLYLQGRLPGARSLPWGEINARLEAFLGEQPFDRPLVAYCSGYSCEDSFLLAQRLMAAGYRDVRVYEGGLPEWQDAGLPVEKGQP encoded by the coding sequence ATGAATAATCCCTCGCGTGAAAATCTGGCGCAATGGTTGCGTGATGCCGCGCTGATCGTGGCTACCGGTGTCCTGGTCGGCATGGCGGTCAACGGCCGGTTGCTCTGGCATGTATGGTTCGGGCAACCACCTGCCGCCGTTTCCGCGCGTTCCCTGCCGGATCAGGAGCTGCTGCCGATGCCGATAGCCCTCGGGGAATTGCGGGAATTGGATGTCGATACGGTGCTGCTGATTGATGCGCGCAACGTCGATCTTTATCTGCAGGGGCGTCTTCCGGGGGCGCGCAGTTTGCCCTGGGGGGAAATCAATGCGCGGCTTGAAGCCTTCCTCGGGGAACAGCCTTTCGATCGTCCGCTGGTTGCCTATTGCAGCGGCTACAGCTGTGAGGATTCTTTTCTGCTGGCCCAGCGCCTGATGGCGGCCGGTTACCGGGACGTGCGGGTGTACGAGGGGGGGCTGCCCGAGTGGCAGGATGCCGGCCTGCCGGTGGAAAAGGGACAACCATGA
- a CDS encoding MauE/DoxX family redox-associated membrane protein, with protein sequence MNYRRPILYHFCRLLLGGLFLYAGVVKALDPAGFAGEIANYKILPYRLNFLVASTLPYVEMLAGLLLVVQHKLRPATLVIGGLNLVFMVALTSLLVRGLDIDCGCFRPGAQTSVQAALWRDAGLMVLAAVTFFGRGWRRV encoded by the coding sequence ATGAATTATCGCAGGCCGATTCTGTATCATTTCTGCCGGCTGCTGCTTGGCGGCTTGTTTCTATACGCCGGCGTGGTCAAGGCCCTCGATCCGGCTGGATTTGCCGGCGAAATCGCCAACTATAAAATCCTGCCGTATCGGCTGAATTTTCTGGTAGCGTCCACCTTGCCATACGTGGAAATGCTGGCCGGCCTGTTGCTGGTGGTGCAGCACAAACTCCGGCCCGCGACCCTGGTGATCGGGGGGTTGAACCTGGTTTTCATGGTGGCCCTGACATCCCTGCTGGTGCGCGGCCTCGATATCGATTGCGGCTGCTTTCGGCCCGGTGCTCAGACTTCCGTTCAGGCGGCCCTGTGGCGCGACGCCGGCCTGATGGTGCTGGCCGCCGTGACCTTTTTCGGCCGGGGATGGCGGCGCGTCTGA
- a CDS encoding B12-binding domain-containing radical SAM protein yields the protein MCDLFENPAGQPYVVSNPAQLALAPDFDGLDPAGYMSPHPVLPISASRGCYWAHCLFCPEAASPTHPFRSFSGQALPQLLLELAERWKVRHFHLTDDAIPPAALQAMAVQAEQLQDLSWHGFVRFEPALLQGDLIDRLALGGCRLLQLGLESGSQAVLDRLRKGTRVATASAILRKLRQAGIATYVYVLLGTPGETREDARLTRDFLESHADCIDFLNLAIMNMPRHSALAGATENIPPLDLYLPVDENATVRRAARRFLQQELLASPAIKAIVNRTPPLFTSNHAFFFRPQPPFHRF from the coding sequence TTGTGCGATCTGTTTGAGAATCCGGCGGGCCAGCCCTATGTCGTTTCGAATCCGGCGCAACTGGCGCTTGCTCCCGATTTCGACGGACTCGATCCCGCGGGATATATGTCCCCGCATCCGGTGCTGCCAATCAGTGCGTCGCGCGGCTGCTACTGGGCGCACTGCCTGTTTTGTCCCGAAGCCGCCAGCCCGACTCATCCTTTCCGGTCCTTTTCGGGACAGGCCCTGCCTCAACTGCTGCTCGAACTTGCCGAACGATGGAAGGTGCGGCATTTTCATCTGACGGACGATGCCATCCCTCCGGCAGCACTGCAGGCGATGGCCGTTCAGGCGGAGCAATTGCAGGATCTGTCATGGCACGGTTTTGTGCGCTTTGAGCCGGCGCTGCTGCAGGGCGACCTCATCGACCGACTCGCCCTGGGCGGTTGCCGCTTGCTGCAGCTGGGTCTGGAAAGCGGCAGCCAGGCGGTGCTCGACCGGCTGCGCAAGGGAACCCGCGTCGCGACGGCTTCCGCAATACTTCGAAAACTCAGGCAGGCGGGCATCGCCACCTATGTCTATGTGTTGCTGGGAACACCCGGCGAAACGCGGGAGGATGCCAGGCTTACCAGAGATTTTCTGGAAAGCCACGCCGACTGTATCGATTTTCTCAATCTGGCCATCATGAACATGCCGCGGCATTCGGCCCTCGCCGGCGCGACGGAAAACATTCCGCCGTTGGACCTTTATCTGCCCGTTGATGAAAACGCCACGGTGCGTAGGGCGGCCCGGCGGTTTTTGCAGCAGGAGCTGCTGGCATCGCCGGCCATCAAGGCCATCGTCAACCGGACGCCGCCCCTGTTTACCTCCAATCACGCGTTTTTCTTCCGCCCGCAACCGCCATTCCACAGGTTTTAG
- a CDS encoding KamA family radical SAM protein yields MDIWQKQLIESLTVPAVLRDRFGVEHGALDEVAQRYPMRITPYYLGLIAHPGDAIWLQCIPDRRELLPCLDDPDPLHEERLSPVPLVVHRYPDRVLLLACGQCAVYCRFCTRKRKVGCAAMTVTDEALDVALEYIARTPAIRDVILSGGDPLLLEDDRLERLLRRLRAIPHVEIIRIGSRVPVTLPQRITEGLCNMLRRYHPLYFNTHFNHPRELTALSAEACRRLADAGVPLGNQTVLLRGVNDRPEIMRDLVAGLLKIRVRPYYLHHMDLAAGTGHFRTRIETGLNIVAALRGPVSGLAVPHYVIDAPGGKGKIPLLPEYLVRLGDSAVLRTPSGEIIRFPNREG; encoded by the coding sequence ATGGACATCTGGCAAAAACAATTGATCGAAAGCTTGACCGTGCCCGCTGTTTTAAGGGATCGCTTTGGTGTGGAGCACGGCGCGCTTGATGAAGTGGCGCAGCGCTATCCCATGCGCATCACTCCTTATTATCTGGGGCTGATCGCCCATCCGGGAGACGCCATCTGGTTGCAGTGTATTCCCGACCGGCGGGAGCTGCTGCCCTGCCTGGACGATCCCGATCCACTGCACGAGGAGCGGCTGTCTCCGGTGCCGCTGGTGGTGCACCGCTACCCGGACCGGGTATTGCTGCTGGCCTGCGGCCAGTGCGCCGTATACTGCCGCTTCTGTACCCGCAAGCGCAAGGTCGGTTGCGCTGCCATGACGGTAACGGACGAAGCTCTCGATGTGGCGCTTGAATACATCGCCCGTACCCCTGCCATCCGTGACGTGATTCTGTCCGGCGGCGACCCTTTGCTGCTGGAAGATGACCGGCTGGAAAGGCTGTTGCGGCGGTTGCGCGCCATCCCCCATGTGGAGATCATCCGCATCGGCAGTCGGGTACCCGTAACGTTGCCGCAGCGAATTACCGAAGGGCTGTGCAATATGCTGCGCCGCTACCATCCCTTGTATTTCAACACCCATTTCAATCATCCGCGCGAATTGACGGCATTGTCGGCGGAAGCCTGCCGGCGGCTGGCCGATGCCGGCGTGCCCCTGGGCAACCAGACGGTCTTGCTGCGGGGGGTCAACGATCGTCCGGAGATCATGCGCGATCTGGTCGCGGGACTGCTTAAAATAAGGGTGCGCCCCTACTATCTGCATCATATGGACCTTGCGGCGGGCACCGGGCACTTTCGTACCCGTATCGAGACTGGCCTGAATATCGTGGCGGCATTGCGCGGGCCGGTGTCGGGACTCGCTGTGCCCCATTATGTCATTGATGCGCCGGGCGGCAAGGGCAAGATTCCCCTGCTGCCGGAGTATCTGGTGCGGCTGGGCGATAGTGCCGTACTGCGAACCCCCTCCGGAGAAATCATCAGGTTTCCCAATCGCGAGGGGTGA
- the ilvY gene encoding HTH-type transcriptional activator IlvY produces the protein MDIRELEIFLTVADLLHFGRASQACNLSPSALTRTIQRLEDEIEQPLFVRDNRRVALTPAGERFRDYARRSVQEWKSFRGAVKGTEAISGTLSIYASVTAVYSLLPRLLEAFRSAHRDVQLELSTGAAERAVAQVQNGEIDLAVAALPDRQQAHLEFLPIISTPLLFIAPRQKEGLPLPLRDGQLDLRRTPLVVPQKGLSRRRLDQWLRTRRILPNITSEVSGNEALIAMVRLGCGIGIVPELVLARSPFRDEVRILETAPQLSPYVVGLCSTRRNLQRPVVRAFWQLAEKRSGVKVDF, from the coding sequence ATGGACATCCGTGAACTGGAAATTTTTCTGACGGTGGCCGACCTGCTTCATTTTGGGCGCGCCAGCCAGGCCTGCAACCTCAGTCCCTCCGCCCTGACACGCACCATCCAGCGACTTGAAGATGAAATCGAACAGCCCCTGTTCGTGCGTGACAACCGCCGTGTCGCCCTCACACCGGCAGGTGAGCGCTTCCGTGATTACGCGCGCCGGTCGGTACAGGAATGGAAGTCCTTTCGCGGCGCCGTCAAGGGCACGGAAGCCATCAGCGGCACCCTCTCTATCTACGCTTCCGTCACCGCCGTCTACAGCCTGCTGCCGCGGCTGCTCGAAGCGTTCCGCAGCGCTCACCGCGATGTGCAGCTGGAACTGAGCACCGGCGCCGCCGAGCGGGCCGTGGCGCAAGTGCAAAACGGCGAGATCGACCTGGCCGTCGCCGCCCTGCCCGATCGTCAGCAGGCACATCTCGAATTTCTGCCCATCATCAGCACGCCACTGCTGTTTATCGCCCCCAGGCAGAAGGAAGGACTGCCGCTGCCGCTGCGCGACGGTCAACTCGACCTGCGCCGCACGCCACTGGTGGTGCCCCAGAAAGGCTTGTCGCGACGGCGCCTCGACCAATGGCTCAGGACGCGGCGCATCCTGCCCAACATCACGTCGGAAGTGTCCGGCAACGAGGCCCTCATCGCCATGGTGCGTCTTGGCTGCGGCATCGGCATCGTGCCGGAGCTGGTGCTGGCGCGCAGCCCGTTCCGCGACGAAGTGCGCATCCTCGAAACGGCACCACAGCTGTCTCCCTATGTGGTGGGATTGTGCTCCACCCGCCGCAACCTGCAACGCCCGGTGGTAAGAGCCTTCTGGCAACTGGCGGAAAAACGCTCGGGGGTCAAGGTCGATTTCTAA